A single window of Synechococcus sp. CBW1004 DNA harbors:
- a CDS encoding fatty acid desaturase, whose amino-acid sequence MSVARQPLPPRQRKIKLGTTGFMLAIHIGAVAALLPMYRSWQGLAVLAVLYWMTVLGVTLGLHRLVAHRGFEAPRWLERLLVLMGTLACQSGPIEWVGLHRHHHLFSDQPNDHHDAARGLWWAHSEWMLHDIPALREIHRFTGDLERDPFYRWLDRWFLLLQIPLGLMLYAYGEAAGVHGGGLGLVLWGIPLRLVLVYHVTWLVNSATHAFGYRNFDCPDRSRNCWWVALLTFGEGWHNNHHAHPASARHGLRWYEFDITWQHIRLLRALGLARRLRVARLP is encoded by the coding sequence ATGAGCGTGGCGCGGCAGCCCCTGCCGCCCCGCCAGCGCAAGATCAAGCTCGGCACCACGGGCTTCATGCTGGCGATCCACATCGGCGCCGTGGCCGCCCTGCTGCCCATGTACCGCAGCTGGCAGGGCCTGGCTGTTCTGGCGGTCCTCTACTGGATGACGGTGCTGGGGGTCACCCTCGGCCTGCATCGGCTGGTGGCCCACCGCGGCTTCGAGGCGCCCCGCTGGCTGGAGCGGCTGCTGGTGCTGATGGGCACCCTGGCCTGCCAGAGCGGTCCGATCGAATGGGTGGGGCTGCATCGCCATCACCATCTGTTCTCCGATCAGCCCAACGATCACCACGACGCTGCCCGCGGCCTGTGGTGGGCCCACAGCGAGTGGATGCTGCACGACATCCCGGCCCTGCGCGAGATCCACCGCTTCACCGGCGACCTGGAGCGCGATCCTTTCTATCGCTGGCTGGATCGCTGGTTCCTGCTGCTGCAGATCCCCCTGGGGCTGATGCTCTACGCCTATGGCGAAGCCGCCGGGGTGCATGGCGGCGGCCTGGGCCTGGTGCTGTGGGGCATTCCCCTGCGCCTGGTGCTCGTCTACCACGTCACCTGGCTGGTGAATTCGGCCACCCACGCCTTCGGCTACCGCAACTTCGACTGCCCCGATCGCTCCCGCAACTGCTGGTGGGTGGCGCTGCTCACCTTCGGCGAGGGCTGGCACAACAACCACCACGCCCATCCCGCCAGCGCCCGCCACGGGCTGCGCTGGTACGAGTTCGACATCACCTGGCAGCACATCCGCCTGCTGCGCGCCCTGGGCCTGGCCCGGCGCCTGCGGGTGGCGCGGCTGCCGTGA
- the rplI gene encoding 50S ribosomal protein L9, whose translation MAKRVQVVLNEDVLSLGKDGDLVEVAPGYARNFLVPTGKAVPVTAAVLRQVEHRRAKEAERQAALKAEAEAFRTALATIGRFTVKKQTGGDDVLFGTVTNGDVAEAIEAATKKEVDRRDILVPEIHRTGAYKVQIKLHPEVTAEINLEVVSY comes from the coding sequence ATGGCCAAGCGTGTACAGGTGGTGCTCAATGAGGACGTGCTGAGCCTCGGCAAGGACGGCGATCTCGTCGAGGTCGCCCCCGGCTACGCCCGCAACTTCCTCGTCCCCACCGGCAAGGCTGTGCCGGTCACTGCGGCGGTCCTCCGCCAGGTGGAGCACCGCCGCGCCAAGGAGGCCGAGCGTCAGGCCGCCCTCAAGGCCGAAGCCGAAGCCTTCCGCACGGCTCTGGCCACCATCGGCCGCTTCACCGTCAAGAAGCAGACCGGCGGCGATGACGTCCTCTTCGGCACCGTCACCAACGGCGACGTCGCCGAGGCGATCGAAGCGGCCACCAAGAAGGAGGTCGACCGCCGCGACATCCTCGTCCCCGAAATCCACCGCACCGGCGCCTACAAGGTGCAGATCAAGCTCCACCCCGAAGTCACCGCCGAGATCAACCTCGAAGTCGTCAGCTACTGA
- the dnaB gene encoding replicative DNA helicase, whose translation MVSVPLAGGSSTSELEPGGAPGGPAGGSASAGGRRGRRSQDAAEFEALSDAVPPQNMEAEEAVLGGILLDPEAIGRVADVLQPEAFYLGAHREIYRTALMLHSQGKPTDLTAMCAWLADTGHLEKVGGSARLVELVERTLTTASIDQVARLVMDKYLRRQLIRSGNEVIRLGFDQSKPMEQVLDEAEQTIFAISQEKPSTGLTPTAEILTSTFEEIESRSLGTAVAGIPVNFYDLDAMTQGLQRSDLIIVAGRPAMGKTAITLNLAKNVAQLHGLPVCLFSLEMSKEQLTYRLLAMETGIESGRLRTGRLQQEEWPLLGQGINSLGQLPIFIDDKPNSGVLEMRSLCRRLMAESGKELGLVVIDYLQLMEGSGSDNRVQELSRITRGLKQMARELNVPVVALSQLSRGVEARTNKRPMLSDLRESGSIEQDADLVLMIYRDEYYNPETPDRGITEVIVTKHRNGPVGTCKLLFEPQFTRFRNLAA comes from the coding sequence ATGGTGAGCGTCCCCCTGGCCGGCGGCTCCTCCACCTCCGAGCTGGAACCGGGTGGCGCTCCCGGCGGGCCTGCCGGCGGCAGTGCATCGGCGGGAGGGCGTCGGGGTCGCCGCTCCCAGGACGCCGCCGAGTTCGAGGCGCTCAGCGATGCGGTGCCGCCTCAGAACATGGAGGCCGAGGAGGCGGTGCTGGGCGGCATCCTGCTCGATCCCGAGGCCATCGGCCGCGTCGCCGACGTGCTCCAGCCCGAGGCCTTCTATCTCGGCGCCCACCGCGAGATCTATCGCACCGCCCTGATGCTGCACAGCCAGGGCAAGCCCACCGATCTCACCGCCATGTGCGCCTGGCTGGCGGACACGGGCCATCTCGAGAAGGTGGGCGGCTCGGCGCGGCTGGTGGAGCTGGTGGAGCGCACCCTCACCACCGCCTCGATCGACCAGGTGGCGCGCCTGGTGATGGACAAGTACCTGCGCCGCCAGCTGATCCGTTCCGGCAACGAGGTGATCCGGCTCGGCTTCGATCAGAGCAAGCCGATGGAGCAGGTGCTCGATGAGGCCGAGCAGACGATCTTCGCGATCAGCCAGGAGAAGCCCTCCACCGGCCTCACCCCCACCGCCGAGATCCTCACCAGCACCTTCGAGGAGATCGAGAGCCGCTCGCTGGGCACGGCCGTCGCCGGCATCCCGGTCAACTTCTACGACCTCGACGCCATGACCCAGGGGCTGCAGCGCAGCGATCTGATCATCGTCGCCGGCCGCCCGGCCATGGGCAAGACGGCCATCACCCTCAACCTGGCCAAGAACGTCGCCCAGCTGCACGGGCTGCCGGTGTGCCTGTTCTCACTGGAGATGAGCAAGGAGCAGCTCACCTATCGGCTGCTGGCGATGGAGACGGGCATCGAGAGCGGCCGCCTGCGCACCGGCAGGCTGCAGCAGGAGGAGTGGCCGCTGTTGGGGCAGGGCATCAACAGCCTCGGCCAGCTGCCGATCTTCATCGACGACAAGCCCAACTCCGGTGTGCTCGAGATGCGCTCGCTCTGCCGCCGCCTGATGGCCGAAAGCGGCAAGGAGCTGGGTCTGGTGGTGATCGACTACCTGCAGCTGATGGAGGGCAGCGGCAGCGACAACCGTGTGCAGGAGCTCTCGCGCATCACCCGCGGCCTCAAGCAGATGGCACGCGAGCTCAACGTGCCGGTGGTGGCCCTCTCCCAGCTCAGCCGTGGCGTCGAGGCGCGCACCAACAAGCGGCCGATGCTCTCCGATCTGCGGGAATCCGGCTCGATCGAGCAGGACGCCGACCTGGTGCTGATGATCTACCGCGACGAGTACTACAACCCTGAGACGCCCGATCGCGGCATCACCGAGGTGATCGTCACCAAGCACCGCAACGGCCCGGTGGGCACCTGCAAGCTGCTGTTCGAGCCCCAGTTCACCCGCTTCCGCAACCTGGCCGCCTGA
- the gcvP gene encoding aminomethyl-transferring glycine dehydrogenase — MLAELGLESLEALSAAVVPADILLPAEQAVSGLPQSCSEDDALEELASIAAANRPGRALIGLGYHDTVTPALIQRHVLENPCWYTAYTPYQAEIAQGRLEALLNFQTLISELTGLPIANASLLDEGTAAAEAMALARAVCRRGATRTFLVDREVLPQTLAVLQTRAEPLGLMLSPIDAEALAAALAAGASPEDVLPADAFGLLLQLPGTAGRLWDPAPLLAACQATGVISTAAIDPLAQVLLAPVGHLGVDIAVGSLQRYGVPLGFGGPHAAFFATREDYRRQIPGRLVGVSRDAEGNEALRLALQTREQHIRRDKATSNICTAQVLLAVMAGFYAVHHGPEGLEAIAGRILQLRQALAAALAAGGLAVDPGPGFDTVVVRSARARELVARADAADLLLRHGVRGEGASEALAISLDERSGPAELETLVRLLLADTAPAGLDAAIAVLRDALKNSAAQPRTLAAQAWGALPQRREPWLRQEVFHRHRSETELLRYIQRLASKDLSLVHGMIPLGSCTMKLNAACELAPVSWPAFSRLHPFAPAERCSGYGRLAADLEAWLAALTGFTGVSLQPNAGSQGEYAGLLAIRAWHRSRGEGHRTVCLIPTSAHGTNPASAVMAGLQVVPVACDDQGNIDLSDLEARAREHAGRLAALMVTYPSTHGVFEPQIRRICDLVHAQGGQVYLDGANLNAQVGLCKPGLYGADVCHLNLHKTFCIPHGGGGPGVGPIAVAEHLVPFLPGHPLASAAADGDPPVGPVSAAPLGSAGILPISWMYIRLMGGPGLRLASQTALLAANVIARRLEPHYPVLYRGAGGWVAHECILDLRPLKRSCGLEVDDLAKRLMDYGFHAPTVSWPVAGTVMVEPTESESLAEIDRFCAAMEGIRSEARAIEEGRCDALDNPLKRAPHTLAAVTADAWERPYSRSEAAYPAGESQRSDKFWPAVARIDNAYGDRHLVCTCPSVEELATAMPVAEVAA; from the coding sequence ATGCTGGCGGAACTGGGGCTCGAGAGCCTCGAGGCGCTGAGCGCGGCCGTGGTGCCCGCCGACATCCTGCTGCCGGCGGAGCAGGCGGTCAGCGGCCTGCCGCAGAGCTGCAGCGAAGACGACGCCCTCGAGGAGCTGGCGAGCATCGCCGCCGCCAACCGCCCCGGCCGCGCCCTGATCGGCCTGGGTTACCACGACACCGTCACGCCGGCTCTGATCCAGCGCCACGTGCTCGAGAACCCCTGCTGGTACACCGCCTACACCCCCTACCAGGCCGAGATCGCCCAGGGACGGCTGGAGGCCCTGCTCAATTTCCAGACCCTGATCAGCGAGCTCACCGGCCTGCCGATCGCCAACGCCTCGCTGCTCGATGAGGGCACCGCCGCCGCCGAGGCGATGGCCCTGGCGCGGGCGGTCTGCCGGCGAGGGGCAACGCGCACGTTCCTGGTGGATCGGGAGGTGCTGCCCCAGACCCTGGCTGTGCTCCAAACCCGGGCCGAGCCGCTGGGACTGATGCTCAGTCCGATCGATGCCGAGGCCCTGGCCGCTGCCCTGGCGGCAGGGGCCAGCCCTGAGGACGTTCTGCCCGCGGACGCCTTCGGCCTGCTGCTGCAGCTGCCCGGCACCGCCGGGCGCCTCTGGGATCCGGCGCCCCTGCTGGCCGCCTGCCAGGCCACCGGCGTGATCAGCACCGCCGCGATCGATCCCCTGGCCCAGGTGCTGCTGGCCCCCGTCGGCCATCTGGGCGTGGACATCGCCGTCGGCAGCCTGCAGCGCTACGGCGTGCCCCTGGGTTTCGGCGGCCCCCACGCCGCCTTCTTCGCCACCCGCGAGGACTACCGCCGCCAGATCCCCGGCCGTCTGGTGGGTGTCTCCCGCGACGCCGAGGGCAACGAGGCCCTGCGGCTGGCGCTGCAGACCCGCGAACAGCACATCCGCCGCGACAAGGCCACCAGCAACATCTGCACCGCCCAGGTGCTGCTCGCGGTGATGGCCGGCTTCTACGCCGTGCACCACGGCCCCGAGGGGCTGGAGGCGATCGCCGGGCGAATCCTGCAGCTGCGCCAGGCCCTGGCGGCGGCCCTGGCGGCCGGCGGCCTGGCGGTGGATCCCGGCCCCGGTTTCGACACCGTGGTGGTGCGCTCGGCGCGGGCGCGGGAACTGGTGGCACGGGCCGATGCCGCCGACCTGCTGCTGCGCCATGGCGTACGCGGCGAGGGGGCGTCGGAGGCTCTGGCGATCAGCCTCGATGAGCGCAGCGGGCCGGCCGAACTGGAGACCCTGGTGCGGCTGCTGCTCGCCGACACGGCTCCGGCAGGCCTCGACGCCGCCATCGCGGTGCTGCGCGACGCGCTCAAAAACAGTGCCGCCCAGCCCCGCACCCTGGCGGCCCAGGCCTGGGGTGCCCTGCCACAGCGCCGCGAGCCCTGGCTGCGTCAGGAGGTGTTCCACCGCCACCGCAGCGAAACCGAGCTGCTGCGCTACATCCAGCGCCTGGCCAGCAAGGACCTGTCCCTGGTGCACGGGATGATCCCGCTCGGCAGCTGCACGATGAAGCTCAACGCCGCCTGCGAGCTGGCGCCGGTGAGCTGGCCGGCGTTCAGCCGCCTGCATCCGTTCGCCCCGGCGGAGCGCTGCAGCGGCTACGGGCGGCTGGCGGCCGATCTGGAGGCCTGGCTGGCGGCCCTCACCGGCTTCACCGGCGTGTCCCTGCAGCCCAATGCGGGCTCCCAGGGGGAATACGCCGGCCTGCTCGCGATCCGGGCGTGGCATCGCAGCCGCGGCGAGGGGCACCGCACGGTCTGCCTGATCCCCACCAGCGCCCACGGCACCAATCCCGCCAGCGCCGTGATGGCCGGCCTGCAGGTGGTGCCGGTGGCCTGCGACGACCAGGGCAACATCGACCTGAGTGATCTCGAAGCCCGTGCCCGCGAGCACGCCGGGCGGCTGGCGGCGCTGATGGTCACCTATCCCTCCACCCACGGCGTGTTCGAACCGCAGATCCGCCGCATCTGCGACCTGGTACACGCCCAGGGGGGCCAGGTGTACCTCGACGGGGCCAACCTCAACGCCCAGGTGGGCCTGTGCAAGCCGGGCCTGTATGGGGCCGACGTCTGCCATCTGAACCTGCACAAGACCTTCTGCATCCCCCACGGCGGCGGCGGACCGGGCGTGGGGCCGATCGCGGTGGCGGAGCATCTGGTGCCCTTCCTGCCGGGGCATCCCCTGGCCTCGGCTGCAGCCGATGGCGACCCACCCGTCGGGCCGGTGTCGGCCGCGCCGCTGGGGAGCGCCGGCATCCTGCCGATCAGCTGGATGTACATCCGCCTGATGGGTGGCCCCGGGCTGCGGCTGGCCAGCCAGACGGCGCTGCTGGCGGCCAACGTGATCGCCCGGCGGCTGGAGCCCCACTACCCGGTGCTCTATCGCGGTGCCGGTGGCTGGGTGGCCCACGAATGCATCCTCGATCTGCGGCCGCTCAAGCGCAGCTGCGGCCTGGAGGTGGACGACCTGGCCAAGAGGCTGATGGACTACGGCTTCCATGCCCCCACCGTGAGCTGGCCGGTGGCGGGCACGGTGATGGTGGAGCCCACCGAGAGCGAGAGCCTGGCCGAGATCGATCGGTTCTGCGCCGCCATGGAGGGCATCCGATCGGAGGCGCGGGCGATCGAGGAGGGCCGCTGCGACGCGCTCGACAATCCGCTCAAGCGGGCGCCGCACACGCTGGCGGCCGTCACCGCCGATGCATGGGAGCGGCCCTACAGCCGCAGCGAGGCCGCCTATCCGGCGGGCGAATCGCAGCGATCCGACAAGTTCTGGCCGGCGGTGGCGCGCATCGACAACGCCTATGGCGATCGCCATCTGGTGTGCACCTGCCCGTCGGTGGAGGAGCTGGCCACCGCCATGCCGGTTGCGGAAGTGGCCGCCTGA
- a CDS encoding fatty acid desaturase produces MAATPSSRPARPGGLHAQHTRRCATINTGADSLRRAQSLHRPRHGEMAVAPQKGRNWGVIAFMAAIHVLAVVALLPQFWSLPAVATLLILYWVTACLGVTIGYHRLLSHRAFRLPQWLERFFATCGALSCQHGPIDWVGLHRHHHKFSDTDADHHDSNKGFWWSHMGWMLEAVPALASVPRLTGDLAADPYYRWLNKWFLVLQLPLAALLFWIGTVTGAGGWALVLWGIPLRLVLVYHVTWLVNSATHCWGEAVHDSGDKSRNNLWVALFTFGEGWHNNHHAYPHSARHGFGPGQIDLTWQHIRLLRALGLATQVRLPRAAARPMS; encoded by the coding sequence ATGGCCGCCACACCTTCCTCCCGCCCAGCGCGCCCCGGCGGGCTGCATGCACAGCACACCCGTCGCTGCGCCACCATCAACACCGGCGCCGACTCCCTGCGTCGGGCCCAGTCCTTGCATCGGCCCCGTCACGGGGAGATGGCCGTGGCGCCGCAGAAGGGTCGCAACTGGGGCGTCATCGCCTTCATGGCGGCCATTCACGTGCTGGCGGTGGTGGCCCTGCTGCCGCAGTTCTGGAGTCTTCCCGCCGTCGCCACCCTGCTGATCCTCTACTGGGTCACCGCCTGCCTCGGCGTCACCATCGGCTACCACCGCCTGCTCAGCCACCGCGCCTTCCGGCTGCCCCAGTGGCTGGAGCGCTTCTTCGCCACCTGCGGCGCCCTCAGCTGCCAGCACGGTCCGATCGACTGGGTGGGGCTGCACCGCCACCACCACAAGTTCTCCGATACGGATGCCGATCACCACGACAGCAACAAGGGCTTCTGGTGGAGCCACATGGGCTGGATGCTCGAGGCGGTGCCCGCCCTGGCCTCGGTGCCCCGTCTCACCGGTGATCTGGCCGCCGATCCCTACTACCGCTGGCTGAACAAGTGGTTCCTGGTGCTGCAGCTGCCCCTCGCCGCCCTGCTGTTCTGGATCGGCACCGTCACCGGCGCCGGCGGCTGGGCCCTCGTCCTCTGGGGCATCCCGCTGCGTCTGGTGCTCGTCTATCACGTCACCTGGCTGGTGAACTCGGCCACCCACTGCTGGGGTGAAGCCGTGCACGACAGCGGTGACAAGTCGCGCAACAACCTCTGGGTCGCCCTGTTCACCTTCGGCGAGGGCTGGCACAACAACCACCACGCCTACCCCCACTCCGCCCGCCACGGCTTCGGCCCCGGTCAGATCGACCTCACCTGGCAGCACATCCGTCTGCTGCGCGCCCTCGGCCTCGCCACCCAGGTCCGCCTGCCGCGGGCCGCGGCTCGGCCCATGTCGTAG
- a CDS encoding IS5 family transposase produces the protein MYVFQHTGQLSIEEFHSPFGGKLDPNNRWVLLHKLIPWIQLESHYAPQFSAKTGAPAKPFQMAFGALYIQRRLGVTDRETVELITESPYLQFFIGLSGYQPLPPFDASMMVHFRKRIGPELIKVCNAMTKANGIAMIQEMLATCEQEDGMTAEDHKQLAAIEEELGVKPASLDPGSNWGTLILDATCVPDDIPYPVDLRLLAESRDTTEKVIDELFKQLQGKIPRKPRCNSVKAHNLFLVIIKKKKPSREEIREAKRFQLNEISRNLRAIDGMIYCGAELSGLGSQLYRKLLIASEVARQQQEMYNADSRRIDDRIVNLMKPHVRPIVRGKAGKKTEFGAKISISDDNGFVDVDRISWDNYNEANDLITRAEQYKEERGYYPARICADSIYMTSGSKKFCEANKIRLSGRPRKKQVEAEVQTAEQQELFKSDMRKRSVIEGRIGTGKRKYGLDRILTKLVETSRTVITMAFFVMNVEKIMRLLRLLFAIFVSVYILMLGLCTVRCRPALLWAA, from the coding sequence ATGTACGTTTTTCAGCACACCGGTCAGCTGTCGATTGAGGAGTTTCACTCGCCCTTTGGCGGGAAGCTCGATCCCAACAACCGCTGGGTTCTGCTCCACAAGTTGATTCCGTGGATTCAACTGGAAAGCCACTACGCGCCCCAGTTCAGCGCCAAGACAGGAGCCCCAGCCAAGCCCTTCCAGATGGCGTTCGGTGCGCTCTACATCCAACGACGATTGGGAGTGACGGATCGAGAGACGGTGGAGCTGATCACGGAATCACCCTATCTGCAATTTTTCATTGGCTTGAGCGGTTACCAGCCCCTGCCGCCGTTTGACGCCTCCATGATGGTGCACTTTCGCAAGCGAATTGGCCCTGAGCTGATCAAGGTCTGCAATGCTATGACCAAGGCCAACGGGATCGCAATGATTCAGGAGATGCTCGCTACTTGCGAGCAGGAAGACGGCATGACTGCAGAGGATCACAAGCAGCTTGCGGCCATTGAGGAAGAGCTGGGGGTGAAGCCAGCATCGCTCGATCCTGGCAGCAACTGGGGAACTCTGATCCTTGATGCAACCTGCGTGCCTGATGACATCCCCTACCCAGTGGACTTGAGGCTGCTTGCTGAGTCCCGGGACACAACGGAGAAGGTCATTGACGAGTTGTTCAAGCAGTTACAGGGCAAGATTCCCCGCAAGCCGCGCTGCAATAGCGTAAAAGCTCATAACCTATTCCTGGTTATCATCAAAAAGAAAAAGCCAAGCCGTGAGGAGATCCGGGAGGCGAAACGCTTCCAGCTCAACGAGATCAGCCGTAATCTCAGAGCAATTGACGGCATGATCTATTGCGGTGCAGAGCTTTCGGGGCTTGGTTCACAGCTGTACCGCAAGCTGCTGATCGCCAGTGAAGTCGCCCGGCAGCAACAGGAGATGTATAACGCTGACAGCCGGCGCATCGATGACAGGATCGTGAATCTGATGAAGCCACATGTAAGACCGATCGTGCGAGGCAAGGCGGGCAAGAAAACCGAGTTCGGGGCCAAGATTTCAATTTCTGATGACAATGGCTTTGTCGATGTGGATCGGATCAGCTGGGACAACTACAATGAAGCCAACGATCTGATCACACGTGCCGAGCAATACAAGGAAGAGCGAGGATACTACCCGGCCCGGATCTGTGCCGATTCAATCTATATGACATCTGGAAGCAAGAAGTTCTGTGAGGCTAATAAAATCAGACTCAGCGGCCGCCCACGCAAGAAGCAGGTCGAAGCCGAGGTGCAGACAGCAGAGCAGCAAGAGCTGTTCAAATCAGACATGAGAAAGCGTTCCGTGATCGAGGGAAGAATCGGGACGGGCAAGCGGAAATACGGACTGGATCGAATCCTAACCAAGTTGGTTGAAACATCAAGAACAGTGATCACGATGGCGTTCTTTGTCATGAATGTCGAGAAGATCATGAGGCTACTGCGCCTCTTGTTCGCTATTTTTGTCTCTGTGTACATCCTGATGCTTGGTTTGTGCACTGTCCGGTGCCGTCCAGCGCTTCTGTGGGCTGCTTAG
- a CDS encoding methionine gamma-lyase family protein, whose product MAPAGLPLLSLSSADSPFQQTAGVATCSGEAAERVARALQAIAPLAAARTTAVRQRLERVLAAFAAERVGVHHFASVSGYGHGDLGRETLDRVFAQVLEAEAAAVRLQFVSGTHAIAAALYGVLRPGDRLLALTGRPYDTLEEVIGLRGTGQGSLAEFGITYDELRLTAAGRVDLERIDAALAVPTRMVLIQRSCGYSWRPSLSVAEIGALVERVKAVRPECLVFVDNCYGELVEEQEPTAVGADLIAGSLIKNLGGTIAPTGGYVAGRAELVEQACCRLTAPGIGSEGGTSFDLNRLLFQGLFLAPQMVAEALIGAELVAQVFHDLGYAVNPLPGGPRSDVIQAVRLGSPERIKTVCRAFQSCSPVGSYLDPVPAPMPGYASELVMAGGSFIDGSTSEFSADGPLREPYVLYVQGGTHHAHVALALEKALAALEGS is encoded by the coding sequence ATGGCTCCAGCCGGCCTGCCTCTCCTGTCTCTCTCCAGCGCAGATTCCCCCTTCCAACAGACGGCAGGCGTCGCCACCTGCAGCGGGGAGGCCGCCGAGCGGGTGGCCAGGGCGCTGCAGGCGATCGCCCCGCTGGCGGCCGCCCGCACCACGGCCGTGCGCCAGCGTCTGGAGCGGGTGCTGGCGGCCTTCGCCGCCGAGCGGGTGGGGGTGCACCACTTCGCCTCCGTGAGCGGCTACGGCCACGGTGACCTGGGCCGAGAGACCCTCGATCGCGTCTTCGCGCAGGTGCTGGAGGCCGAAGCGGCGGCCGTGCGGCTGCAGTTCGTCAGCGGCACCCACGCCATCGCCGCGGCCCTGTATGGCGTGCTGCGTCCGGGTGATCGCCTGCTGGCGCTGACCGGCCGGCCCTACGACACCCTCGAGGAGGTGATCGGCCTGCGCGGCACAGGGCAGGGCTCCCTGGCCGAGTTCGGCATCACCTACGACGAACTGCGGCTCACGGCGGCGGGCCGGGTGGATCTGGAGCGGATCGACGCAGCGCTGGCGGTGCCGACGCGGATGGTGCTGATCCAGCGCAGCTGCGGCTACAGCTGGCGCCCCTCCCTGTCGGTGGCCGAGATCGGAGCCCTGGTGGAGCGGGTCAAGGCAGTCCGGCCGGAGTGCCTGGTGTTCGTCGACAACTGCTACGGCGAGCTGGTGGAGGAGCAGGAGCCCACGGCGGTGGGCGCCGACCTGATCGCCGGCTCGCTGATCAAGAATCTGGGCGGCACGATCGCCCCCACCGGCGGTTACGTCGCCGGCCGGGCGGAGCTGGTGGAGCAGGCCTGCTGCCGGCTGACGGCGCCGGGCATCGGCAGCGAGGGGGGCACCAGCTTCGATCTGAACCGGCTGCTGTTCCAGGGGCTGTTTCTGGCGCCGCAGATGGTGGCCGAGGCCCTGATCGGCGCCGAGCTGGTGGCGCAGGTGTTCCACGACCTGGGCTATGCGGTGAACCCTCTGCCGGGCGGCCCCCGCAGCGATGTGATCCAGGCGGTGCGCCTGGGCTCGCCGGAGCGGATCAAGACCGTCTGCCGCGCCTTCCAGAGCTGCTCGCCGGTGGGGTCGTACCTCGATCCGGTGCCGGCGCCGATGCCCGGCTACGCCAGCGAACTGGTGATGGCGGGGGGCAGCTTCATCGACGGCAGCACCAGTGAGTTCTCCGCCGACGGGCCGCTGCGCGAGCCCTACGTGCTCTATGTGCAGGGCGGCACCCACCACGCCCACGTCGCCCTGGCCCTGGAGAAGGCCCTGGCGGCGCTGGAGGGTAGCTGA
- a CDS encoding DUF4160 domain-containing protein gives MYLDDHGCPHCHAMYGDYAGAYSIEDAQRMAGLMPPQQEKKIREFILANRDDLMEKWHELSD, from the coding sequence ATGTATCTGGACGATCATGGCTGTCCGCACTGCCATGCAATGTATGGAGACTACGCAGGCGCTTATTCTATTGAGGACGCTCAGAGGATGGCCGGATTGATGCCGCCGCAGCAGGAAAAGAAGATTCGCGAGTTCATCCTCGCCAACCGCGATGACTTGATGGAGAAGTGGCATGAACTCTCCGACTGA
- a CDS encoding DUF2442 domain-containing protein has product MNSPTDFSWPKVVEVEPLGEKRLRVRFASGAQLLLDLGDLIERREAYWRLRHSRYFHQVAIDPLGGLCWPEGEDLAPDGLERYATHASPGEAAQDGPEPGGDGEDAAPI; this is encoded by the coding sequence ATGAACTCTCCGACTGATTTTTCCTGGCCGAAGGTCGTTGAGGTCGAGCCTCTGGGTGAGAAACGCCTGCGCGTGCGTTTCGCTTCTGGCGCTCAGCTGCTGCTCGATCTCGGTGATCTGATCGAGCGTCGCGAGGCTTACTGGAGACTCCGTCATTCCCGTTATTTCCACCAGGTGGCGATCGATCCGCTCGGTGGCTTGTGCTGGCCGGAAGGAGAAGACCTTGCCCCCGATGGCCTCGAGCGTTACGCGACGCACGCCTCTCCAGGCGAAGCCGCTCAGGACGGCCCGGAGCCTGGTGGTGACGGGGAAGACGCAGCGCCGATCTGA
- the gcvH gene encoding glycine cleavage system protein GcvH, with the protein MALSFPDDCRYADSHEYVRTQGETLRIGISAFAVDQLGDIVFVELPEVGATITAGQSFGSVESVKAVEDLMAPVSGVVEARNEGVLSDPETLQNDPYGEGWLLLVRPGEANAAEALMDADTYRTKVEGT; encoded by the coding sequence ATGGCCCTCTCCTTCCCCGACGACTGCCGCTACGCCGACAGTCATGAATACGTGCGCACTCAGGGCGAGACCCTGCGCATCGGCATCAGCGCCTTCGCGGTCGACCAGCTCGGGGACATCGTGTTCGTGGAGCTGCCGGAGGTGGGCGCCACGATCACGGCCGGCCAGAGCTTCGGCAGCGTCGAATCGGTGAAGGCGGTCGAGGATCTGATGGCGCCGGTGAGCGGCGTGGTGGAGGCCCGCAACGAGGGGGTGCTCAGCGACCCCGAGACCCTGCAGAACGACCCCTACGGCGAGGGCTGGCTGCTGCTGGTGCGTCCCGGCGAGGCGAACGCCGCCGAAGCTCTGATGGACGCCGACACCTACCGCACCAAGGTGGAAGGAACCTGA